The following are from one region of the Sorghum bicolor cultivar BTx623 chromosome 2, Sorghum_bicolor_NCBIv3, whole genome shotgun sequence genome:
- the LOC8081759 gene encoding secretory carrier-associated membrane protein 1, with the protein MAGRYDSNPFEEEDVNPFSEQARGKAGGQSNFGGGAFYMPNPRNVPPASNSRLSPLPPEPADFSATVDIPLDSSKDLKRREKELQAREAELNKREKELKRREEAAARAGIVIEEKNWPPFLPLIHHDITNEIPSHLQRMQYVAFASFLGLICCLFWNVIAVTTAWIKGEGVKIWLLAIIYFISGVPGAYVLWYRPLYNAMRTDSALKFGLFFLLYLFHILFCVFSAVAPPVVFEGKSLAGILPAIDLISVNALVGIFYFVGFGLFCLESLLSIWVIQQVYMYFRGSGKAAEMKRDATRGAMRAAF; encoded by the exons ATGGCGGGGCGCTACGACAGCAACCCCTTCGAGGAGGAGGACGTGAACCCTTTCTCG GAACAAGCACGCGGCAAGGCTGGTGGGCAGTCCAACTTCGGTGGTGGCGCGTTTTACATGCCT AACCCAAGAAACGTGCCTCCTGCATCCAATTCACGCCTTTCACCACTTCCTCCTGAACCGGCAGACTTCAGTGCTACAGTGGATATACCCCTTGACTCGTCAAAA GAcctgaagagaagagagaaggagCTGCAAGCTAGGGAAGCTGAATTGAACAAGAGGGAGAAG gagctaaaacggagagagGAGGCTGCAGCAAGAG CTGGCATTGTCATTGAGGAGAAAAACTGGCCTCCTTTTCTGCCACTCATCCATCATGATATCACCAATGAGATACCGAGTCACCTTCAAAGAATGCAATATGTTGCATTTGCGTCCTTTCTTG GATTGATTTGCTGCCTCTTCTGGAATGTCATAGCAGTTACTACAGCTTGGATCAAGGGGGAAG GTGTTAAGATCTGGTTATTGGCAATAATCTACTTCATATCTGGTGTtcctggtgcatatgttttgtgGTATCGTCCTCTGTATAATGCAATGAG GACTGATAGTGCATTGAAGTTTGGATTGTTCTTCTTGCTTTACTTG TTCCACATTCTTTTCTGCGTATTTTCTGCTGTGGCTCCTCCTGTTGTATTTGAGGGAAAATCATTAGC GGGAATTTTGCCAGCGATTGATCTTATCAGCGTGAATGCTTTGGTTGGG ATATTCTACTTTGTTGGATTTGGATTGTTCTGTCTGGAATCGTTGCTCAGCATCTGGGTCATCCAG CAAGTGTACATGTACTTCCGTGGAAGTGGAAAGGCTGCAGAGATGAAGCGTGATGCGACAAGGGGTGCAATGAGAGCCGCATTTTAA
- the LOC8081758 gene encoding internal alternative NAD(P)H-ubiquinone oxidoreductase A2, mitochondrial, producing MAAAWSRIGRGAQLSLSQSLSRTLYEGGVGGATPAEAASALRSAAALSRARGQHVSSLHSLVGRSAGGGHLLQPPSRGIVTTPARLHPASSAAVAAELSDAETREHDPVTAPPRQTPGLGPTRPGEKPRVVVLGTGWAACRLLKDVDTSAYDVVCVSPRNHMVFTPLLASTCVGTLEFRSVVEPVSRIQSALATRPGSYFFLASCTGVDTKAHEVYCTAASVDAQLPSDPYQFKIAYDKLVIASGAEPLTFNIKGVQENAIFLREVSHAQEIRRKLLTNLMLAENPGLSDEEKKRLLHCVVVGGGPTGVEFSGELSDFITRDVRQRYAHVKDYVKVTLIEANEILSSFDIGLRQYATNHLSKYGVNLVRGIVKEVKPTEITLSDGTRVPYGLLVWSTGVGPSEFVKSLDLPKSPGGRIGVDEWLRVPTAPDVFALGDCAGFLEGTGKPVLPALAQVAEREGRYLARLLGKVAAQNGGKAHCAGKADLGEPFVYKHIGSMASVGRYKALVDLRENKDAKGVSMAGFLSWLMWRSAYLTRVVSWRNRFYVAVNWGTTLVFGRDNTRIG from the exons ATGGCGGCGGCGTGGTCTAGGATCGGGAGGGGAGCGCAGCTGTCGCTGTCGCAGTCCCTGTCGAGGACCCTCTACGagggcggcgtcggcggcgcgacaccggcggaggcggcttccgCGCTGCGCAGTGCCGCCGCGCTGTCCCGTGCCCGGGGCCAGCACGTGTCGTCGCTCCACAGCCTCGTGGGAAggtccgccggcggcggccacctcctccagccgccgagcagGGGCATCGTCACCACGCCCGCGAGGCTGCACCCCGCGTCGtccgcggcggtggcggcggagctctcggaCGCGGAGACGAGGGAGCACGATCCTGTGACGGCGCCGCCTCGCCAGACGCCGGGCCTCGGCCCGACGCGGCCCGGGGAGAAGCCGCGCGTCGTGGTGCTGGGCACCGGGTGGGCGGCGTGCCGGCTGCTCAAGGACGTGGACACGAGCGCCTACGACGTCGTGTGCGTGTCGCCCCGGAACCACATGGTGTTCACGCCGCTGCTGGCGTCCACGTGCGTCGGCACGCTCGAGTTCCGCTCCGTCGTCGAGCCCGTCAGCCGCATCCAGTCGGCGCTCGCCACCCGCCCCGGCTCCTACTTCTTCCTCGCCTCCTGCACCGGCGTCGACACCAAGGCGCACGAGGTGTACTGCACGGCCGCGTCCGTTGACGCTCAGCTGCCCAGCGACCCGTACCAGTTCAAGATCGCCTACGACAAGCTGGTGATCGCGAGCGGCGCCGAGCCGCTCACTTTCAACATCAAGGGCGTCCAGGAGAACGCCATCTTCCTCCGCGAGGTGAGCCACGCGCAGGAGATCCGCAGGAAGCTGCTCACCAACCTCATGCTCGCCGAGAATCCAG GCTTGTCTGACGAAGAGAAGAAGCGGCTCCTGCATTGCGTGGTCGTCGGCGGAGGCCCCACCGGCGTCGAGTTCAGCGGTGAGCTCAGTGACTTCATCACGCGCGACGTGCGCCAGAGGTACGCGCACGTCAAGGACTACGTCAAGGTCACCCTCATCGAG GCAAACGAAATCTTGTCATCTTTCGATATCGGGCTGCGGCAGTACGCGACGAATCACCTGTCAAAG TATGGAGTTAATCTGGTGCGAGGCATTGTGAAGGAGGTGAAGCCCACGGAGATCACTCTGAGCGACGGCACCCGCGTGCCCTACGGCCTGCTGGTCTGGTCCACGGGCGTCGGCCCGTCGGAGTTCGTCAAGTCCCTGGACCTGCCCAAGTCCCCTGGCGGGAGGATCGGCGTGGACGAGTGGCTCCGCGTGCCCACGGCCCCGGACGTGTTCGCGCTGGGCGACTGCGCGGGGTTCCTGGAAGGGACCGGCAAGCCGGTGCTCCCGGCGTTGGCTCAGGTCGCGGAGCGGGAGGGCCGGTACCTGGCGCGGCTGCTCGGGAAGGTCGCGGCGCAGAACGGCGGCAAGGCGCACTGCGCCGGCAAGGCCGACCTCGGGGAGCCGTTCGTGTACAAGCACATCGGCAGCATGGCGTCCGTCGGCCGGTACAAGGCGCTCGTCGACCTCAGGGAGAACAAG GATGCCAAGGGGGTGTCGATGGCTGGCTTCCTCAGCTGGCTGATGTGGCGGTCAGCGTACCTGACGCGGGTGGTGAGCTGGAGGAACAGGTTCTACGTGGCGGTGAACTGGGGAACGACGCTTGTGTTTGGCAGGGACAACACCAGGATTGGCTGA
- the LOC110432782 gene encoding fibroin heavy chain-like, which translates to MRQWCPKGTSSLQGVEHGTKADLSMVNAGRGKLWSWRAHRGLAWRRQGQELDAVTVARTGTRRGPTSRSVVAAPERGRGRHGLQVGRGRSWRRGAPRRLGSAVAPAWPAVVEARRGEGSVAAGHGSAKVASGRHVSRRSKGAVVSGSRWRSGCSSRTTQAPASRCGRGIRVAVRGQGGGRRRWVEGTEDCGGATREELEGVAAAGLFIGVEARASEWRRSSSASVSTAGHAARIGTNAEVEGAGVGAGGRFCPLWAAAAAAWASWARARVAGLGLGGVARWERPGRGAASLVGHGLAWRLGPEEELGRARGLGRGKARVGAGPRGGEGCWDGWAKCARWAVCGRLCGWAKGQGGELKRRE; encoded by the exons ATGCGGCAATGGTGCCCCAAGGGCACATCCTCCCTGCAAGGTGTAGAACACGGCACGAAGGCCGATCTCAGCATGGTGAACGCAGGAAGGGGAAAACTTTGGTCTTGGCGAGCTCACCGGGGTTTGGCTTGGCGAAGACAGGGACAAGAGCTTGACGCGGTGACCGTGGCGAGGACGGGGACGCGTCGGGGCCCGACGTCGCGCTCGGTGGTCGCGGCTCCTGAGCGCGGACGTGGACGCCACGGGCTTCAGGTCGGCCGTGGCCGGAGCTGGCGTCGCGGGGCACCGAGGCGGCTCGGCAGTGCTGTGGCGCCCGCGTGGCCAGCCGTGGTCGAAGCTCGACGCGGCGAGGGCAGCGTCGCGGCTGGCCACGGCTCGGCGAAGGTGGCTTCTGGGCGTCATGTCAGCCGTCGAAGCAAGGGCGCCGTCGTCTCGGGCTCTCGGTGGCGCAGTGGGTGCTCGTCGCGGACAACTCAAGCGCCTGCGTCCCGGTGCGGCCGTGGCATCCGCGTGGCCGTCCGCG GACAAGGCggagggcggcggcgctgggtGGAGGGAACAGAGGACTGCGGCGGCGCCACTAGGGAAGAGCTCGAGGGCGTGGCGGCGGCTGGGCTCTTTATAGGCGTCGAGGCTAGGGCTTCAGAGTGGAGGCGTTCATCCTCGGCGTCCGTGTCCACAGCGGGACACGCGGCGCGCATCGGCACGAACGCCGAGGTGGAGGGGGCAGGCGTGGGCGCGGGGGGGCGGTTCTGCCCActctgggcggcggcggcggcggcctgggCGAGCTGGGCGCGAGCGCGCGTGGCAGGCTTAGGGTTAGGGGGGGTCGCGCGGTGGGAAAGGCCAGGGAGGGGCGCTGCCTCCCTCGTGGGCCACGGCCTGGCTTGGCGACTTGGGCCGGAGGAGGAGCTGGGCCGTGCGCGCGGGTTGGGCCGGGGCAAGGCGCGCGTGGGAGCTGGGCCGCGGGGAGGGGAAGGGTGCTGGGATGGTTGGGCTAAATGCGCGAGGTGGGCCGTGTGTGGGCGCCTGTGCGGCTGGGCCAAAGGCCAAGGAGGGGAGCTCAAGAGAAGGGAGTGA
- the LOC8056339 gene encoding SOSS complex subunit B homolog, with the protein MAHREADAPSEGTAVSSIRTVKLKDLVPAATNTVNTTFIVLDKAAPSARPSHRHPHAQAARDSGGGGGREEKEVTCLALVADETAAAHFLLWGGECGAFEPGDIVRLTDGIFSYHRGNALVLRAGRRGRAEKVGEFTMLFVETPNMSELQWGPDPNDGRRMVQEAVVSPYSQIFKPLR; encoded by the exons ATGGCACATAGAGAG GCTGACGCGCCGAGCGAGGGCACCGCCGTCTCCAGCATTAGGACGGTGAAGCTCAAGGACCTGGTCCCGGCCGCGACAAACACGGTGAACACGACGTTCATCGTGCTCGACAAGGCGGCGCCGTCGGCCCGCCCGTCCCACCGCCACCCGCACGCCCAGGCGGCCCGCGacagcggaggcggcggcggcagggagGAGAAGGAGGTGACGTGCCTGGCGCTGGTGGCGGACGAGACCGCGGCGGCGCACTTCCTGCTCTGGGGCGGCGAGTGCGGCGCGTTCGAGCCTGGCGACATCGTGCGGCTCACGGACGGCATCTTCTCGTACCACAGGGGGAACGCCCTGGTGCTGCGGGCGGGCCGCCGCGGGCGCGCCGAGAAGGTGGGCGAGTTCACCATGCTCTTCGTGGAGACGCCCAACATGAGCGAGCTCCAGTGGGGGCCCGACCCCAATGACGGCAGAAGGATGGTGCAGGAGGCCGTCGTCTCGCCTTACTCCCAGATCTTCAAGCCGCTGCGGTGA
- the LOC8081757 gene encoding uncharacterized protein LOC8081757 codes for MVFFCFLVDQRRKVRSSKPAAGICSRCGGCASVADMETATRVCYLLTVHRRTWRAIICTFCGAMLKSYRHYRLY; via the coding sequence ATGGTGTTCTTCTGCTTCCTGGTGGACCAGCGGCGGAAGGTGCGGAGCAGCAAGCCGGCGGCGGGGATCTGCTCGCGCTGCGGCGGGTGCGCTAGCGTGGCGGACATGGAGACCGCCACCAGGGTCTGCTACCTGCTCACCGTGCACCGCCGCACCTGGCGCGCCATCATCTGCACCTTCTGCGGCGCCATGCTCAAGTCCTACCGCCACTACAGGCTCTACTGA